From a region of the Kaistia sp. 32K genome:
- a CDS encoding glycine betaine ABC transporter substrate-binding protein codes for MIFKSGGIAAAIAVALFSATSHSALAQDADTPTADAATCGTNRTIDIAEMTWPSAAALAHIHAIILEKGFGCKVEIVTGDTVPTSSSMLTRGSPAIAPELWTSTILEPWAKGKADGTVVELADAITDGTIEGWFIPRYVQKAHPDLVAVTDVVAHPELFKDPEDPSKGRLYSCPPGWACEISTGALFEALDMKNKGWNLFSPGSGGALDASIARAFTREEPILFYYWGPTAVLGKFDAVQLDLGETKPEVYACNTSRDCADKPGITAYPSSPAVVGAASWVKEDAPNVAAYLSKVGLTNAEISEILVYGDENKADAAATALNFLKTKEDRWTSWVPAAVAEKVKASLN; via the coding sequence ATGATATTCAAATCCGGTGGCATTGCCGCCGCGATCGCCGTTGCGCTTTTTTCCGCGACGAGCCATTCCGCGCTTGCCCAGGACGCCGATACGCCCACCGCCGACGCCGCCACATGCGGCACCAACCGCACCATCGACATTGCCGAGATGACCTGGCCGTCTGCGGCCGCCTTGGCGCATATTCACGCGATCATTCTGGAGAAGGGTTTCGGCTGCAAGGTCGAGATCGTCACCGGCGACACCGTGCCGACATCGTCCTCGATGCTGACGCGCGGCAGCCCGGCGATCGCCCCCGAACTCTGGACCAGCACGATCCTGGAGCCCTGGGCCAAGGGCAAAGCCGACGGCACCGTCGTCGAGCTGGCCGACGCCATCACCGACGGCACGATCGAGGGATGGTTCATTCCCCGCTACGTGCAGAAGGCGCATCCCGATCTCGTCGCCGTCACCGACGTCGTCGCGCATCCGGAGCTGTTCAAAGATCCTGAGGACCCGAGCAAGGGCCGCCTCTATTCGTGCCCGCCCGGCTGGGCCTGCGAGATCTCGACCGGCGCCCTGTTCGAGGCGCTCGACATGAAGAACAAGGGCTGGAATCTGTTCTCGCCCGGCTCCGGCGGCGCGCTCGACGCCTCGATCGCTCGTGCGTTCACCCGCGAGGAGCCGATCCTGTTCTACTACTGGGGCCCGACCGCCGTCCTCGGCAAGTTCGACGCCGTGCAGCTCGATCTGGGGGAGACCAAGCCCGAGGTCTACGCCTGCAACACCAGCCGCGACTGCGCCGACAAGCCGGGTATCACGGCCTATCCGTCGTCGCCGGCCGTCGTCGGCGCCGCGAGCTGGGTCAAGGAAGACGCGCCAAACGTCGCCGCCTATCTCTCGAAGGTCGGCCTCACCAACGCCGAGATCAGCGAGATCCTCGTCTATGGCGACGAGAACAAGGCCGATGCGGCCGCCACCGCGCTGAACTTCCTGAAGACCAAGGAAGACCGCTGGACCAGCTGGGTCCCGGCCGCCGTGGCCGAGAAGGTCAAGGCCAGCCTCAACTGA
- a CDS encoding efflux RND transporter permease subunit — protein sequence MNFTDLFIRRPVLAIVVSLMILVLGLRAIGSLPVLQYPRTENTVVTVTTTYYGADPDVIAGFIATPLENAIAQANGIDYMSSTSQTGVNIITIYLRLNYDADKALTEINTKVASVINQLPSGTQQPVLSVKVGQTIDAMYMGFDSDGLPRNKITDYLTRVVQPKLQAVPGVQTAEILGGQNFALRAWLDPAKLAAYNLTATDIAAALQRNDYIAGLGTTKGQMVEVNLTASTSLHSVTEFGNLVVKSANGAIVRLKDVANVSLGADDYESQVAFDGKQAVYIGIQVAPGANLLNVIAGVRAVFPEIHDQLPAGLRGAIVYDSTDFVNSSIREVILTLLEALVIVTLVIFAFLGSLRSVLIPTIAIPLSLIGAFAVMLALGFSINLLTLLALVLAIGLVVDDAIIVVENVNRHLDEGVPPIPAAITAARELGGPIIAMTVVLVAVYVPIGFQGGLTGALFTEFAFTLVGAVTMSAIVALTLSPMMCSRILRARDPEGRGWQDRFAGLIDRVFNRIRDRYERWLHGSFRYLPVTVTFALIILGSIYFLYSTAKSELAPQEDQGVIISSATPAPNATLQQKLLYSAQVHGIMAGYPETAHVFQIDAPSTSIAGMVFTPWDQRVRTTNELQPAIQQQLSNIAGVRAAAFQLPPLPGSQGLPIQFVLSTTDSFERLNDVAQGFLQAALKSGLFIFLDTDLKIDSPQSVVQIDRNKTAQLGLNMSDVGAALGGMLGGGYVNYFSLDNRSYKVIPQVQQTSRLNPQQLMNYYVGVVNGVPIPLSTVASITTKVIPESINHFQQQNSATIQGVATPGVAQADALKFLQDLAARTLPQGYSVDYGGLSRQYIQESSGFLVTFGFALIIIYLALAALFESFRDPVIILVSVPMSIAGALLFISVGIGGASLNIYTEVGLVTLMGLISKHGILIVEFANAEQQAGKSKREAIEAACGIRLRPILMTTAAMVLGVIPLITATGAGAVSRFNMGLVIASGLTIGTLFTLFVVPAVYLLIAAEHHKAPAEPDAIGKPDDSAAKPVEASFLS from the coding sequence ATGAACTTCACCGATCTCTTCATCCGCCGTCCGGTGCTGGCGATTGTCGTCAGCCTGATGATCCTGGTGCTGGGGCTCCGCGCCATCGGCTCGCTGCCGGTGCTGCAATATCCGCGCACCGAAAACACCGTCGTCACCGTGACGACCACCTATTACGGCGCCGATCCCGACGTCATCGCCGGCTTCATCGCCACGCCGCTGGAGAACGCCATCGCCCAGGCCAACGGCATCGACTACATGAGCTCGACCAGCCAGACCGGCGTCAACATCATCACCATCTATCTCCGGCTGAACTACGATGCCGACAAGGCGCTGACCGAGATCAACACCAAGGTCGCCTCGGTCATCAACCAGCTGCCCTCGGGCACCCAGCAGCCGGTGCTGTCCGTCAAGGTCGGGCAGACGATCGACGCCATGTATATGGGCTTCGACAGCGACGGGCTGCCGCGCAACAAGATCACCGACTATCTGACCCGCGTCGTGCAGCCGAAGCTGCAGGCGGTGCCCGGCGTGCAGACGGCGGAAATCCTCGGCGGCCAGAACTTCGCGCTGCGCGCCTGGCTCGATCCCGCCAAGCTCGCCGCCTACAATCTGACGGCGACCGACATCGCCGCGGCGCTGCAGCGGAACGACTACATCGCCGGGCTCGGCACGACCAAGGGCCAGATGGTCGAGGTCAATCTGACCGCCTCGACCAGCCTGCACAGCGTCACCGAATTCGGCAATCTGGTGGTCAAATCGGCGAATGGCGCGATCGTCCGGCTGAAGGACGTCGCCAATGTCTCGCTCGGCGCCGACGACTATGAATCGCAGGTCGCCTTCGACGGCAAGCAGGCGGTCTATATCGGCATCCAGGTGGCGCCCGGTGCCAACCTGCTCAACGTCATCGCCGGCGTCCGTGCCGTGTTTCCCGAGATCCACGACCAGCTTCCGGCAGGCTTGCGCGGCGCCATCGTCTACGACTCGACCGATTTCGTGAACAGCTCGATCCGCGAGGTGATCCTGACGCTTTTGGAGGCGCTGGTGATCGTCACGCTGGTGATCTTCGCCTTCCTCGGCTCGCTGCGCTCGGTCCTGATCCCGACCATCGCCATCCCACTGTCGCTGATCGGCGCCTTCGCGGTCATGCTGGCGCTCGGTTTCTCGATCAATCTCCTGACGCTGCTGGCGCTGGTGCTCGCCATCGGCCTCGTGGTCGACGACGCGATCATCGTGGTCGAGAACGTCAACCGGCATCTGGACGAGGGCGTGCCGCCGATCCCCGCCGCGATCACGGCGGCGCGGGAGCTCGGCGGCCCGATCATCGCCATGACGGTGGTGCTCGTCGCCGTCTATGTGCCGATCGGCTTCCAGGGCGGGCTGACCGGCGCGCTGTTCACCGAATTCGCCTTCACGCTGGTCGGCGCGGTGACGATGTCGGCGATCGTCGCGCTGACCCTGTCGCCGATGATGTGCTCGCGCATCCTGCGGGCGCGCGATCCCGAGGGGCGCGGCTGGCAGGACCGCTTCGCCGGCCTGATCGACCGCGTGTTCAACCGCATCCGCGATCGCTACGAGCGCTGGCTGCACGGCAGCTTCCGCTACCTGCCGGTCACCGTGACCTTCGCGCTGATCATCCTCGGCAGCATCTATTTCCTCTATTCGACCGCCAAGAGCGAGCTGGCGCCGCAGGAGGACCAGGGCGTCATCATCTCCTCGGCGACGCCGGCACCCAACGCGACGCTGCAGCAGAAACTGCTCTATTCGGCGCAAGTCCACGGCATCATGGCCGGCTATCCCGAGACCGCGCATGTCTTCCAGATCGATGCGCCGAGCACCTCGATCGCCGGCATGGTGTTCACGCCCTGGGACCAGCGCGTCCGCACCACCAACGAGCTCCAGCCGGCGATCCAGCAGCAGCTGAGCAACATCGCCGGCGTCCGCGCCGCCGCCTTCCAGCTGCCGCCGCTGCCGGGCAGCCAGGGCCTGCCCATCCAGTTCGTGCTGAGCACGACCGACAGCTTCGAGCGGCTGAACGACGTGGCGCAGGGCTTCTTGCAGGCGGCGCTGAAGAGCGGGCTCTTCATCTTCCTCGACACGGATCTGAAGATCGACAGCCCGCAATCCGTGGTCCAGATCGACCGCAACAAGACAGCCCAGCTCGGCCTCAACATGAGCGATGTCGGCGCGGCGCTGGGCGGGATGCTGGGCGGCGGCTACGTCAACTATTTCAGCCTCGACAATCGCTCCTACAAGGTGATCCCGCAGGTCCAGCAGACGAGCCGGCTCAATCCACAGCAGCTGATGAACTACTATGTCGGCGTGGTGAACGGCGTGCCGATCCCGCTATCGACGGTCGCCTCGATCACGACCAAGGTCATCCCGGAATCGATCAACCACTTCCAGCAGCAGAACAGCGCGACGATCCAGGGCGTCGCCACGCCCGGCGTGGCGCAGGCGGACGCTCTGAAATTCCTGCAGGACCTCGCCGCGCGGACCCTGCCGCAGGGCTATTCGGTCGATTATGGCGGCCTGTCGCGGCAATATATCCAGGAATCCTCGGGCTTCCTCGTCACCTTCGGCTTCGCGCTGATCATCATCTACCTGGCGCTGGCGGCGCTGTTCGAGAGCTTCCGCGATCCCGTCATCATCCTGGTGTCGGTGCCGATGTCGATCGCCGGGGCGCTCTTGTTCATCAGCGTCGGCATCGGCGGCGCCAGCCTCAACATCTACACCGAGGTCGGGCTGGTGACGCTGATGGGGCTGATCAGCAAGCACGGCATCCTGATCGTCGAATTCGCCAATGCCGAGCAGCAGGCCGGCAAGTCGAAGCGCGAGGCGATCGAGGCCGCCTGCGGCATCCGCCTGCGGCCGATCCTGATGACAACGGCGGCGATGGTGCTCGGCGTCATTCCGCTGATCACCGCGACCGGGGCAGGGGCCGTGTCGCGCTTCAACATGGGGCTGGTCATCGCCAGCGGCCTGACGATCGGCACCCTGTTCACGCTGTTCGTCGTGCCGGCCGTCTACCTGCTGATCGCGGCCGAGCACCACAAGGCGCCGGCCGAGCCGGACGCGATCGGTAAGCCCGACGACTCCGCCGCCAAGCCCGTCGAAGCCAGTTTTCTTTCTTGA
- a CDS encoding efflux RND transporter periplasmic adaptor subunit, whose translation MIKRMVIMLVLTGIVLGGVFGFQLFKASMIEKVMASLANPPQTVSTTVAAAQDWRSTLEAVGSVRAVNGANLSAEVPGIVAALHFESGADVKAGDPLLQLEASEDIAHLNALKATADLQRTVYERDNRLLKTQAIPQQQVDTDKANMLSAQSLADQQQALVDYKSVKAPFAGRLGVRQVDLGQYLPAGTPIVTLQQLDPIYVDFYVPQQALASIRKGQPVTAKVDTFPDRIFDGEVSSINAQVDTATRTVLIRASVANKDFLLLPGMFATVDIETAAPQRHVTLPQTAIAYNSYGDIAYLVDDKGKDDKGQPQMVARQAFVTTGPTRGDQVAILDGIKEGETVVTAGQLKLRNGTPVRIDNTVQPANDANPKPVDK comes from the coding sequence ATGATCAAGCGCATGGTGATCATGCTGGTCCTGACCGGCATCGTCCTCGGCGGCGTCTTCGGCTTCCAGCTGTTCAAGGCGTCGATGATCGAGAAGGTGATGGCGTCGCTCGCCAACCCGCCGCAGACGGTCTCGACGACGGTCGCCGCCGCGCAGGACTGGCGCTCCACGCTCGAGGCGGTCGGCAGCGTGCGGGCGGTCAACGGCGCCAATCTCAGCGCCGAGGTGCCCGGCATCGTCGCGGCGCTGCATTTCGAATCCGGCGCCGACGTCAAGGCGGGCGATCCGCTGCTGCAGCTCGAGGCCTCCGAAGACATCGCGCATCTGAACGCGCTGAAGGCGACCGCTGATCTGCAGCGCACCGTCTATGAGCGCGACAACCGCCTGCTCAAGACCCAGGCCATTCCGCAGCAGCAGGTCGATACCGACAAGGCCAATATGCTGAGCGCGCAGTCGCTCGCGGATCAGCAGCAGGCGCTGGTCGACTACAAGTCGGTCAAGGCGCCGTTCGCCGGCCGGCTCGGCGTCCGCCAGGTCGATCTCGGCCAGTATCTCCCCGCCGGAACGCCGATCGTCACGCTGCAGCAGCTCGATCCGATCTATGTCGATTTCTACGTGCCGCAGCAGGCGCTGGCGTCGATCCGCAAGGGGCAGCCCGTCACCGCCAAGGTCGATACTTTTCCCGATCGGATCTTCGACGGCGAAGTCTCGTCGATCAACGCGCAGGTCGATACCGCGACGCGCACGGTGCTGATCCGCGCCTCGGTCGCGAACAAGGATTTCCTGCTGCTGCCCGGCATGTTCGCCACCGTCGACATCGAGACGGCGGCGCCGCAGCGCCACGTGACGCTGCCGCAGACGGCGATTGCCTACAATTCCTACGGCGACATCGCCTATCTGGTCGACGACAAGGGCAAGGACGACAAGGGCCAGCCGCAGATGGTCGCCCGGCAGGCCTTCGTCACGACCGGCCCGACGCGCGGCGATCAGGTCGCCATTCTGGACGGCATCAAGGAGGGCGAAACCGTCGTCACCGCCGGCCAGCTCAAGCTGCGCAACGGCACGCCGGTGCGGATCGACAACACGGTGCAGCCGGCCAACGACGCCAATCCGAAACCCGTCGACAAATGA